Proteins encoded within one genomic window of Triticum aestivum cultivar Chinese Spring chromosome 2D, IWGSC CS RefSeq v2.1, whole genome shotgun sequence:
- the LOC123049080 gene encoding non-specific lipid transfer protein GPI-anchored 25 isoform X1: MLQASETRVQAATSSPSSPFTTGDPPQPSLPGSPPLPGSPAFPPSPGFPGMAGAQPSTSPSLHPASTCMEPLILVEPCASYLTNSSVRAPPRTCCDGFRSLVGGGDRICLCHAIMGDLGTFAGGTIDQLRMLVLPLTCSTFIPPELLLMCLVNLVPPILPE; the protein is encoded by the exons ATGCTGCAAGCATCGGAAACGAGGGTACAGGCGGCTACCTCCTCGCCTTCTTCACCGTTCACCACCGGTGACCCGCCACAGCCCTCCCTCCCGGGCTCGCCGCCTCTACCAGGCTCGCCCGCGTTCCCGCCGTCGCCCGGCTTCCCGGGCATGGCAGGCGCGCAGCCGTCTACTTCGCCTTCGCTGCACCCGGCCAGTACATGCATGGAGCCGCTGATACTGGTGGAACCGTGCGCCAGCTACCTGACGAACTCCAGCGTGCGGGCGCCGCCGAGAACGTGCTGCGACGGCTTCAGgtcgctcgtcggcggcggcgacaggATTTGCCTGTGCCACGCCATCATGGGCGACCTGGGTACATTTGCAGGCGGGACGATAGACCAGCTACGCATGCTCGTGCTGCCTCTAACGTGCAGCACGTTCATACCGCCGGAGCTTCTTCTGATGTGCCTCG TTAACCTTGTCCCGCCGATTCTGCCGGAATGA
- the LOC123049080 gene encoding leucine-rich repeat extensin-like protein 5 isoform X2, whose product MLQASETRVQAATSSPSSPFTTGDPPQPSLPGSPPLPGSPAFPPSPGFPGMAGAQPSTSPSLHPASTCMEPLILVEPCASYLTNSSVRAPPRTCCDGFRSLVGGGDRICLCHAIMGDLGTFAGGTIDQLRMLVLPLTCSTFIPPELLLMCLGN is encoded by the exons ATGCTGCAAGCATCGGAAACGAGGGTACAGGCGGCTACCTCCTCGCCTTCTTCACCGTTCACCACCGGTGACCCGCCACAGCCCTCCCTCCCGGGCTCGCCGCCTCTACCAGGCTCGCCCGCGTTCCCGCCGTCGCCCGGCTTCCCGGGCATGGCAGGCGCGCAGCCGTCTACTTCGCCTTCGCTGCACCCGGCCAGTACATGCATGGAGCCGCTGATACTGGTGGAACCGTGCGCCAGCTACCTGACGAACTCCAGCGTGCGGGCGCCGCCGAGAACGTGCTGCGACGGCTTCAGgtcgctcgtcggcggcggcgacaggATTTGCCTGTGCCACGCCATCATGGGCGACCTGGGTACATTTGCAGGCGGGACGATAGACCAGCTACGCATGCTCGTGCTGCCTCTAACGTGCAGCACGTTCATACCGCCGGAGCTTCTTCTGATGTGCCTCGGCAA TTAA